In Helianthus annuus cultivar XRQ/B chromosome 3, HanXRQr2.0-SUNRISE, whole genome shotgun sequence, a single window of DNA contains:
- the LOC110930864 gene encoding putative pentatricopeptide repeat-containing protein At1g12700, mitochondrial has translation MNRTAFIKFGGTTSFLLHSLSSFQFGTHTASLHSNVSSLIHKITNLNDALNLFDEMSHTRPLPSVVHFTQLLNAVTKMKHFSSSLHLFNQMCAIGVPVDKYSMSIAIKCCCQLYRSKDGFALLGCCFRRAIPPNVYIFNALLDGLVLEDRILEAEMLFKKLIKQKLCEPNVVTYNTMIKGLCKFGNNVTALALLRLMEQKNCKPDIVTYSTIIDSLCKDKLIDDAFKLFKEMLFEKGILPDVITYTSLIRGLCNLGRWDEASKLLKEMEDENISPDVQTFTVLVDAFCKEGKVEEAEAVINIMIERGKAPDLVTYNSLIDGYCLRGEMIKAKKLFDSITLRGLVPDVVTYSSLLNGYCKNLNIEKAEQMFREMSGKGLKPDVVTYSTMIQGFFQVGRCVAARKLFDEMHAQGQIPNECTYGIVLDGLCNNHLVEDALSLFHLVGNSKLNSNVAVYNILIDGASKNGKVDIARVVFQGLTDKGLQPNVRTYTVMISGFCQEGLLGEAKLLFLKMDESGCPPDDVTYRVLLQGYLKNRHYDDVEMLLQEMDDRGYSLDASTLSLFIDDIAAGLLDRSMLKLLGKLVPKELLNDPSLCDWE, from the coding sequence ATGAATCGCACAGCTTTCATCAAATTCGGAGGTACCACCTCCTTccttcttcattctctctcatctttCCAATTCGGTACTCACACAGCTTCCCTTCACTCCAATGTTTCCTCTTTGATTCATAAAATTACCAACTTGAATGATGCCTTGAacctgtttgatgaaatgtcacACACACGCCCTTTGCCCTCTGTTGTTCATTTCACTCAGTTGTTGAATGCTGTTACCAAAATgaaacatttttcttcttctcttcatcTTTTCAACCAAATGTGTGCAATTGGTGTTCCCGTTGATAAATACTCAATGAGCATTGCAATCAAGTGTTGTTGCCAGTTGTATCGCTCCAAAGACGGGTTTGCACTCCTAGGATGCTGCTTTAGGCGAGCTATTCCACCCAATGTGTACATATTTAATGCACTCTTAGACGGACTCGTCCTTGAAGATAGGATTCTTGAAGCAGAGATGTTATTCAAGAAGCTCATCAAACAAAAACTTTGTGAACCTAATGTCGTTACGTACAACACAATGATTAAAGGCCTTTGCAAGTTCGGTAATAATGTTACAGCACTTGCTTTGCTCAGGCTGATGGAGCAAAAAAACTGCAAGCCTGATATTGTAACATATAGCACCATCATTGATAGTCTTTGCAAGGATAAACTGATTGATGATGCTTTCAAGCTCTTTAAAGAGATGCTATTTGAAAAAGGAATTTTACCAGATGTCATTACCTACACCTCTTTAATTCGTGGCCTTTGTAACTTAGGTCGTTGGGATGAGGCCTCAAAGCTGCTAAAAGAAATGGAGGATGAGAACATTTCTCCGGATGTGCAGACCTTTACTGTATTAGTTGATGCTTTTTGCAAGGAAGGTAAAGTAGAAGAAGCTGAGGCTGTTATCAACATCATGATTGAGAGAGGTAAGGCTCCAGATTTAGTGACATACAACTCACTTATTGATGGTTACTGTCTGCGAGGTGAAATGATTAAAGCAAAAAAACTTTTTGATTCCATTACACTTAGAGGCCTCGTTCCTGATGTTGTTACTTACAGTAGTTTATTGAATGGGTATTGCAAGAATCTGAATATTGAGAAGGCTGAGCAAATGTTTCGTGAAATGTCTGGAAAAGGTTTAAAACCCGATGTAGTCACTTACAGCACCATGATACAAGGATTTTTTCAGGTTGGGCGTTGTGTAGCTGCGCGCAAACTCTTTGATGAGATGCATGCACAAGGCCAAATTCCAAATGAATGCACTTATGGAATAGTTTTAGATGGCCTTTGCAACAACCATCTAGTAGAGGATGCGCTCTCTTTGTTTCATTTGGTGGGTAACAGCAAGCTTAATTCTAATGTTGCTGTGTACAACATTCTCATTGATGGTGCAAGCAAAAATGGGAAAGTGGATATTGCGAGGGTTGTTTTCCAAGGTCTAACTGATAAAGGCTTGCAACCTAATGTTCGTACATACACTGTGATGATAAGTGGTTTTTGTCAGGAAGGTCTATTGGGGGAAGCCAAGTTGTTGTTTCTTAAAATGGACGAGAGTGGCTGCCCGCCAGATGATGTTACTTACCGTGTTTTACTCCAAGGATATCTAAAGAACAGGCACTATGATGATGTGGAGATGCTTTTACAGGAAATGGATGATAGAGGTTACTCACTTGATGCTTCGACTTTATCGTTATTTATAGATGATATCGCAGCTGGTTTACTAGATAGAAGTATGCTTAAGCTGTTAGGTAAGCTTGTGCCAAAAGAATTATTGAACGATCCTAGCTTGTGCGACTGGGAGTGA